In Rutidosis leptorrhynchoides isolate AG116_Rl617_1_P2 chromosome 2, CSIRO_AGI_Rlap_v1, whole genome shotgun sequence, one genomic interval encodes:
- the LOC139888236 gene encoding CASP-like protein 1, with product MAHNGATVLRATSADIETPVKADSGDHGVKNNHGAFLDVALRMVLLASALSAVFIIITSKESKIIHLSPTVAVPLQANWDQSPAYIYYVVALFVTCLHSVFTGILSVTSQRKMGGRSTTHQFYVATLDSVLLGIVSSALGAALGVGYIGLKGNKYSFWKGICSAYGSFCHHLAYSLIMGLTSAITILLLVCLSFYSLRKKIIKP from the exons ATGGCACACAACGGAGCGACTGTATTACGTGCCACCTCTGCAGATATAGAGACACCAGTGAAGGCTGATAGTGGAGATCATGGTGTCAAGAACAACCATGGCGCATTCCTTGATGTGGCCTTGAGGATGGTTTTGTTAGCATCTGCATTGTCTGCTGTATTTATTATAATCACTTCTAAAGAAAGCAAAATAATACACCTTTCGCCCACTGTCGCTGTACCCTTACAAGCGAATTGGGATCAGTCCCCAGCTTACAT ATATTATGTTGTAGCACTCTTTGTGACGTGCTTGCACAGCGTCTTCACTGGAATATTATCAGTTACGTCACAGAGGAAAATGGGAGGAAGATCTACAACGCACCAATTTTACGTGGCGACACTAGATTCT GTGCTGTTAGGTATCGTATCTTCAGCGCTAGGAGCTGCACTAGGGGTCGGATACATAGGGCTTAAAGGGAACAAGTACTCATTCTGGAAGGGGATATGCAGTGCGTATGGTTCGTTTTGTCATCACTTAGCATACTCATTGATAATGGGGCTCACATCGGCTATCACAATTTTACTGCTCGTTTGCCTTTCGTTTTACTCGCTTCGGAAGAAGATCATCAAGCCATAA